The Patescibacteria group bacterium sequence AATGGTTATTTTTTCACCTCTTTTAACTGCATCAATCTTGCTTATTGCTTTAATCGTTATCCAAAACATACTTCCCACATTTCTCTAATTACTTTGTTCTGTCATTGACAATACATTTATTTTCTGCGTAAAATGGTGACATTATGCCATATAAAAAAAACCCGCAATCTACAACTAACTCCAGAGAAGAAAGCGTTTCTGAGGAAAAAAAAGAATCTGACTATATTGAGATAAAACTCCCCAATATACAATCAAGAACTATCACTTCTCTTCTTATATTTGGGCTTTTATTAGCATCATTTGCTCTGGGATACCAAACAGCAAAAGTCACCTACTGGGAGGAAAAAGCAAAAACTTTAGGTACCACGAACGCTCTTTCTCCTAATCTTACTCAGCCTTCTCCAACTCCTAGTAAAGTCGAAGTTTCCCCAGGACATCTGCCTCCATTGGGTAAAAACAATGCCAAAGTCACAATTATTGAGTTTAGCGATATGCAATGTCCTTTCTGTAGGCGATTCTGGAAAGATACATTACCCCAACTCAAAAAGGACTACATTGATAAAGGTCTAGTCAAATTTTATTATCGACATCTTCCTCTTCCTCCTGAAGTTCATCCTGCTGCAACATCCCTTGCTGAAGCATCAGAATGTGCAAATGATCAGAAGAAGTTCTGGGAGTATCACGATAAAATCTTTGCAGAACAAGCAAAACAAGGTGAAGGAACAATACCCATCACCAACGAGCAAATTAAAGAGTGGGCAGTTGAGATTGGACTTAATACTGCACAATTTAATGAATGCTTTGATAGTGGTAAATATTCCCAAAAAGTTAAAGACGATCTTGCTGATGCACAAAAGGTAGGTGCATATTCTACACCTACCTTTTATATCAATGGAACCCCGCTAGTTGGTGCGCTTCCCTATGAAGCCTTCAAAACGATTATTGATCAGGAACTCAAAAAATAATCTGATTATGAAATAATGATTAAATCCCTTTCAAATAAAAGAGTATTTCTGTTTACGCTTGTTTTTACTCTTGTTTTTGTATTGCTTCAGATATATTCCATCAACTATAGATTGATAAATCTTACTATTTTTAGTAATTCTCCTCTTTACTATAAACTGACATTAATCTGGCATCTTTTTATTGGCTACTGGAAAATGTTTGGGCTACAAGATGTTCTTTTTAATCTCATAACAGCTCTACTGGTTGGATTAAATTTTGCTCTCTTCTTGATGACATTAGGCAATACAAAGCGCAGTGGTGCTTTAAAACTCTCTTTTGGAGGAGGAAGCTTCTTTGCTTTAATAAGCACAGGTTGTCCAAGTTGTGGAATAACATTACTCTCTTTTCTAGGACCGTCTGCTTCATTAATTAACTTATTTATTAGAACTACAATTGTCCAGTTGTTAATTATTGGTGTTCTTTTATTATCTCTCTATTCACAGCTGAAAGCTTACCAACGATCACTAATTTGTGCCCTTCCTCAAAAAAACTAATGATTCAAAAAAGAGATAGATAATCCAACAACACTAATCCCCAGAAGAAGCAAAAATGTCTCCAAAAGTGCAAAGCCTTTCCTATTCTCCTGATGGATATCGGGAATAATATCCGCTGCGGCAATATAAATAAAAAATCCTGCTGTTAGAGACAGAGCAAAAGGAATAAAATTCTCAACAAATTCTCCTAATAAAAGGACAAGAAAAGCTCCCAAAAGTGCTGCTAAAGCGCTGAAAAAATTCAACATTAATACTTTTTTTCGACTTAGCCCTTGATGAAGCAAGATAGCAAAATCACCTATTTCCTGAGGAATTTCGTGTGCTGCCACCGCAATGGTTGTAACAATCCCAAGAGGAATACTGGCAATAAATGTTGCCGCAATAACCATCCCATCAATCAAATTATGGACACTATCTCCTAACACTACAAGCGCTACTGTTGGCTTTGCTGGTTCCTTATGTGGTCTTTGGTGATGATGAAACCAATGTATAAATCTCTCAAGTAGAAAAAAGAGAGTTATGCCCAAAAGAGATGTTAAAAAAATAACATTCTGAGTGTATCCTGTTTTCCCCTGAAGACCTTCTGCTTCATGAAGAGCCTCAGGAAGCAAATCAAGAAAAGCTGATCCTAGAAGTACTCCAGCGGCAAACGCTGCTAGCAAATGCGTAAGCCTATGAGCCAGGT is a genomic window containing:
- a CDS encoding ZIP family metal transporter, giving the protein MSTTIILYIVIFTILGSIFSLIGGILLLSRQNLAHRLTHLLAAFAAGVLLGSAFLDLLPEALHEAEGLQGKTGYTQNVIFLTSLLGITLFFLLERFIHWFHHHQRPHKEPAKPTVALVVLGDSVHNLIDGMVIAATFIASIPLGIVTTIAVAAHEIPQEIGDFAILLHQGLSRKKVLMLNFFSALAALLGAFLVLLLGEFVENFIPFALSLTAGFFIYIAAADIIPDIHQENRKGFALLETFLLLLGISVVGLSISFLNH